Part of the Magnolia sinica isolate HGM2019 unplaced genomic scaffold, MsV1 ctg238, whole genome shotgun sequence genome, TTTGGGCTATAATTTAGAGATAGTGGTTTGATGTCATGTGTGCCACTTCtaaatgcctgtgtatcaagtgtgaaacatggctagagtatcaaatagccTGACCAGCAGCATATTAGTTCCATATTGTAAGGTCTGTCAAAGTTGATAGGCTGACAATGGAGGTTGGCTAGGAGGACGTAATATCTGTCATCCCATTCCAAGATTGGAAAATTAAGAATTAAACACAAAGATAAAAAGGTTGTAGTGAATTCATGGAGGAGATTGAGAaagcggattgcttactgagtaaactctacggggccatggtgatatatgtgtcttatccatgccgtccatctattgtaccagctcatttcagggtacGATCCTAAaattgagtcatatccaaagcactgaagcggaccataccacaggtAATGGTGAAAATTTAATGCTTACTGTTGAAATttttgtgggggccacagaaattttagatcaaaccgatatttgtgttttcccttcatctatgtctaatGTGACCTCTTTAACTGGTTGGATAAGAAATAAACATCCttgtgggccctgggaagttttcaacagtggatatGATCATTATCGCCACTGtggtccattttattttattgttaacACCCCACACTCgacttttggactttggatatgattcaattttggctCCTGCCCTAAAGTTATCTGGAAAAACAATTGAACGGTGTGAATAGAATACGAATCCCGActtgtagaatacatacatctatAGTGGGTCCCGCAttgtttactcagtatgctatgCTCCGGACGCAATACACTTCCGAAGAttgattagatactgacaggtcgAACCGCGAGAGTCGCAACTGAAGCGACGTCGCCCATCTATGTGGGACCCTcacgatgtatgtgctgtatccacaacatccatccatttggagagatcattttagggaatgagacgGAGAATTAGTCAGAtcaaaatctggagtggacccctccacggaaaacagtgggaagagtgacgcccaccgttgaaaccttcctaaggtccgctATGATGTTCATCTGAGATCCAAAGTGTTCATAAATTAAGACGGACataaaataagggaaaacacaaatttcagctttatcaaaaacttttgtggcccttagaaatttttaatggtggcatcactctctccactgttttctgtggtggggtccactcaagcttttgatctgactcgttctttggctcatgcactaaattGATGTCTCCAAatggagggacggtgtggatacaacatatacatcatggtgggtcccacggaactgggtgacgtcatttcagtagcgagtctagctactcaacttgtcagtagctaatccgcttccggaGATTGAATGGGTAATTCGCGGCATTCGTAccagatataaaaataaaaaataaaaaataaagtatgGCGTGGCATAGTGCAGTGGTCGCGAATCGCCTCTTCAATGCCTCTAACGCAGGCCTCACAAATGGTTTTGGATATACAAAATTAATAAAGTTTGGGTTACCCTTTAATTACCTGAATCTTCTTCTCTCCTCCATATATTCCACTTCCGACGAGATGTAACATCGAATGGGAATGACTTGAGCTTCCTGACAGTCCAAAACCTTGAGGAGTCTTAAAGACGGCATTGCCCTTCGCATCCTCTGCCACTCCTCTTCCATCCATGGTAACCTACCTAGCACTAAGACCTCCACTTTCCATACCCCACTCTCGCTGTCCCAAAATCTgggacccatctccctaatccctCCCTCGTGAATGTAAAGAAACTGAAGATTGGGAAGGGAAGTAGGACTAAGCCACGCAGGTGTCCTTTCTCCTGGCCAGTTCCAAAGATACAACTCTCTCAGGGATTTAAGAGGAGGAGAAAGCTCACCTTCGATCTTCCTTAAAACTCCATCTCTTTCAACAGAAATTCCCCCAAAATGTAACCTTAGAATTTGCAGATGCTGGAGCATTGATAACacattccattccccttcttctaTTTCTTCCACTGACTTTATCTTCATCGAAAGTTCTCTAAGTTTTGTCAAGCTCTTCAACTCCGAAATACCGGATCCATTTTTATTCACAGGAGTAAACCATCCTAACCGTTCGAGATTTGAAAGCTTTCCAAGCCCTTCCGGCATGCATTCTAAAGACTGATACGCAGTTCGGATAGCTGTTAGCTTCTCTAATGTTGTGATTGACACAGGAAGCCTTTTCAAATTGGGGCAGTCCCATAACCTTAGAATCCGAAGATTGCGAAGATTTCCGATTGAATCGGGCAGTGATATTAAGGCAGAACTACTCTCTATGTTAAGATAAACGAGGTGCTGTAATGACCCTATCCCACTCAACCAATCGCTGTACGCCATATTCCCATCGAGATCACTGTCTGACAGTGAAAGAGATAACACCCTCAACCACCTTACTTCGCATAGTTTTGCTTTTAGACTTGCAATCATCTCTATGCTCTGAATGTCCATCCCAACCAACGTCCGCAGCTTGGTGGGACTGTTTCTGATGCTCTCTACAGCTGTATTCCCCACAATTACCAAACGACGAGACTGCTCAATGAATGCGGGACTACCTTCACCGTCCAACCTCACAAAAAAGCTCTCTTCTCTTGCAATTCTTATTACCATATCTCGAACCATATCATGCATTTTGCACCAAACATAGCTTCTCTCAAAATAATCTTTACCCACTCCAAGTATCAAAAATCGATTAAATAATTCTGAAAAACATTCTTTTCCTATCTCAACTACCGTTTTTCCATTTTTTCCCCAAACGAAACCCTCACCAATCCACCGGTTAACCATGTCCTCAACATCAATTTCAAAATCTTCAGGAAACATGGCAAACCACAAAAAGCAAGGTTTTAAGTGTGTTGGGAGCTCTTCGTAGCTTAACTGTAGTCTCGAAATGATCAGTTCATCTTTCTTATCGATTCCCAACTCCTCGCACTCTGATATATCCCTCCATTCATGGATAGAATCACTCTTCCCCAGCATCATTCCACccacaaccttgattgttaatggCAGTCCCCCACACCTCGCAACAATCTCCTTTCCCAAGCCCTCCAAGTCTGGATTTGTGCACTTACCTCCAGTTCTTGCAAAAGCTACTTTACTGAACAAAGACCAACTATCTTGTTTTGAAAGAGTTTGGGGATAGTGTATGTGTCTGCTCGTAGCTCCCATGGATTTAGCAACCTCTTCATTCCTAGTTGTAACAATAACGCAGCTACCCTCCACTCGGGGCAAACCAGACTTCAagctatcccaccacatcccTTCATTTGTTTGCCAAACATCGTCCAAAACTACCAAGTATTTCGCATCTAATTTCCTGTTGAGACTTTCCAATAGCTCCTCAACATCCATTCCCCTCAGAGATTCCTCTTTTACATCTAGCTTTTTTAACATCTTCTTTAGCAATTCGTCCAATTTGAAACTTTGAGAAACAGTAACAAAAACCAAGTGATGAAAAGAGTTTTTCACACTCTCACTATGACATATCTTTTGAGCGAGTGTGGTTTTACCGATTCCCCCCATTCCAACTATTCCAATCATTGTTGAGGGTCCATCTGCTTTTAAGATCCAATTTCTAACCTTTCCTGAGTCATCTTCTAATCCTACCATTTCAGCTTCATGCATTAGGATTGGGTAGGTCAATGGCATATTCCTACCATCTTCATCTTTGCCAGTGTGACGAGGAGCTGTTTGCAAGTAGGAATTCATCTTCCCTTGCaccacttttatttttttatttgtttccaTCAACCGCTTTCCCATCCGACGGCGGGATTTCAAAAGGGCAGGAGAGCAATAACTAATAAAATTGGGTGCACACCCTTGGTCTTTTTTATGGAATTGAAGATGGCAATCTgctattacatcctcagcatcatATACCAGCTCTCTTAAGTCTCTCATTATTGTCTTGAAAGTCTCATTCCTCTCTTTTATCTTCACCTGATCAGCATCCTTGAGATAGCTCTGCATATACTTTAGCTCCTGCGTTGTTTCTTCAAACCGGTCATCAAATTCAAGTAGTTGTCGACCTTCGCTTTCAAGTAATGACACCAAATTATTCAGGAGAGCACTGACCACAGCATCAGCCATTTCCCTGTCATATAGTATCATAGCTTTATGAAAATGGAATTCAAAACTAGGTAGAGCGAAAGAGGAAATAATAAAACCTTGGTAGAAAATATTACAAATGAATTGATAGTAGAAAGTAATTGCACAATTACTCCTACAATAGATTTATTTTCACTTTATTCTGATCATTTTTCCTTATGTGCAATgcattttttagaaacttggcAAGTCAATTTGGAACTTGACAATGTCAACTGAGATCAGCATGAGAATCTGCCAACTTCCTATATGAGTCAGGTTGTTACAAAACTCGTTAGATTTCTCGAAACTTGCCCGAGTTTTGCACTAATTCCATGGACTTGTCGAGTTTTGTGTTACTTGGCTGAGTTTTATAGAGTGAAAAGGtttgacttttattttattttatttttttaaaaagtaaagtAGGGGTTTGAACCCACCACCTCTAATATAAACAAAGGCCTTGCCTGAGTTTTGTTACATGACTCGTCTGGTTTCCTCTTTAACTCGCCCATGGTATGCACTAAATTGCTAGACTAATCGAGTTTTATGTTACTCGGGCTACTTTTTTAGAGTGAAAAGCTatggtgggaaaaaaaaaaaaaaaaaccttacaaaCAAAGCAACTTGATTATATGAACTGAGCAAATAATGGGCACCATTCTATCTAAGAGCAAATAACAGGCCCAATGTTTTGGTTGATGCTCCATGATTTGAGCCTAGATGAAATTGATGAATTGACACACCAACCATTGTTACCGTGGTACTGCATTACGTCCCGATGGATTGTTGTAGGCAACTATGACACATTCTAGTTAGTGATGAAACCTGTCTCTGTCATCGCCTTCTCACTAGTGGGAAGTTTTTATGACTTTGTGTTGGATGGGCACCTTAAGAGATATGGTACTCCCAATAGTATCACTCCATCACCAGTAGAGATATCTAGTATGGACGAAGGTCGGATCCTGGTGAATGTCACCCAGCATGAGAGAGGTGCGTGGGCAACAGGAAGAGATGAAATCACAACCCGGATGTGGAATGATTCGTATCTACTGAGTCGTTGAATTTAATTTCTTCAAAACAAACCTCCTACTGTGAGTGCCAGAGGATATAGGATCCAGATGAGGAGACAAATCAAACAGTTAATCTAATCAAAGACACGGTCATTCTCTTATCTGAGGACTACGGTGATAGCGATCCAGACATCCTATGGTCGTATGAAATTAAGTTGGGAAGAAGTGAATATGGCCTATCAAAGACCGACGGTGAAGGCCAATAACTCGAAGAACACGTCCAACACTATCAACTCTAGGAAGAAGGCTAAAGTttcccaaccatatgatcaaattAGAAGTGGGATAAGTGAATAGTGCAGATTATTCCAAAACTTGGTATGGTACAAGGATTAACTTCAGAACATGTACTTTTAGCGACAAAGTTACTTTCGTCGAAAGAAATCTATGGGGCAGCTTTTCTCACCCTACGGGAACATATGAAGAATCATGAAGATGAATGATATGGATGTTTTAATATGCCAAAATAACAATCTACTCAAGGatttgaatggcatggatgttgaTGAGGCAGAGTAATGATCCTCATGTGTATGAGGAACCCGATTAtagacaccctgatccatagctcaagtggtagacagagtgaaagataccttgtttcaacacgaggtcttggcatcgatccctagtgggggtggctaacaaagATGTGTGacctgacagtgggtgtacca contains:
- the LOC131236128 gene encoding disease resistance RPP13-like protein 4 isoform X2; translation: MQSYLKDADQVKIKERNETFKTIMRDLRELVYDAEDVIADCHLQFHKKDQGCAPNFISYCSPALLKSRRRMGKRLMETNKKIKVVQGKMNSYLQTAPRHTGKDEDGRNMPLTYPILMHEAEMVGLEDDSGKVRNWILKADGPSTMIGIVGMGGIGKTTLAQKICHSESVKNSFHHLVFVTVSQSFKLDELLKKMLKKLDVKEESLRGMDVEELLESLNRKLDAKYLVVLDDVWQTNEGMWWDSLKSGLPRVEGSCVIVTTRNEEVAKSMGATSRHIHYPQTLSKQDSWSLFSKVAFARTGGKCTNPDLEGLGKEIVARCGGLPLTIKVVGGMMLGKSDSIHEWRDISECEELGIDKKDELIISRLQLSYEELPTHLKPCFLWFAMFPEDFEIDVEDMVNRWIGEGFVWGKNGKTVVEIGKECFSELFNRFLILGVGKDYFERSYVWCKMHDMVRDMVIRIAREESFFVRLDGEGSPAFIEQSRRLVIVGNTAVESIRNSPTKLRTLVGMDIQSIEMIASLKAKLCEVRWLRVLSLSLSDSDLDGNMAYSDWLSGIGSLQHLVYLNIESSSALISLPDSIGNLRNLRILRLWDCPNLKRLPVSITTLEKLTAIRTAYQSLECMPEGLGKLSNLERLGWFTPVNKNGSGISELKSLTKLRELSMKIKSVEEIEEGEWNVLSMLQHLQILRLHFGGISVERDGVLRKIEGELSPPLKSLRELYLWNWPGERTPAWLSPTSLPNLQFLYIHEGGIREMGPRFWDSESGVWKVEVLVLGRLPWMEEEWQRMRRAMPSLRLLKVLDCQEAQVIPIRCYISSEVEYMEERRRFSFRCCQRRRRGGKRRRNITRGDHCRMTRGKAISII
- the LOC131236128 gene encoding disease resistance RPP13-like protein 4 isoform X4; translated protein: MQSYLKDADQVKIKERNETFKTIMRDLRELVYDAEDVIADCHLQFHKKDQGCAPNFISYCSPALLKSRRRMGKRLMETNKKIKVVQGKMNSYLQTAPRHTGKDEDGRNMPLTYPILMHEAEMVGLEDDSGKVRNWILKADGPSTMIGIVGMGGIGKTTLAQKICHSESVKNSFHHLVFVTVSQSFKLDELLKKMLKKLDVKEESLRGMDVEELLESLNRKLDAKYLVVLDDVWQTNEGMWWDSLKSGLPRVEGSCVIVTTRNEEVAKSMGATSRHIHYPQTLSKQDSWSLFSKVAFARTGGKCTNPDLEGLGKEIVARCGGLPLTIKVVGGMMLGKSDSIHEWRDISECEELGIDKKDELIISRLQLSYEELPTHLKPCFLWFAMFPEDFEIDVEDMVNRWIGEGFVWGKNGKTVVEIGKECFSELFNRFLILGVGKDYFERSYVWCKMHDMVRDMVIRIAREESFFVRLDGEGSPAFIEQSRRLVIVGNTAVESIRNSPTKLRTLVGMDIQSIEMIASLKAKLCEVRWLRVLSLSLSDSDLDGNMAYSDWLSGIGSLQHLVYLNIESSSALISLPDSIGNLRNLRILRLWDCPNLKRLPVSITTLEKLTAIRTAYQSLECMPEGLGKLSNLERLGWFTPVNKNGSGISELKSLTKLRELSMKIKSVEEIEEGEWNVLSMLQHLQILRLHFGGISVERDGVLRKIEGELSPPLKSLRELYLWNWPGERTPAWLSPTSLPNLQFLYIHEGGIREMGPRFWDSESGVWKVEVLVLGRLPWMEEEWQRMRRAMPSLRLLKVLPKKKKRRKKKKEHH
- the LOC131236128 gene encoding disease resistance RPP13-like protein 4 isoform X3, which gives rise to MQSYLKDADQVKIKERNETFKTIMRDLRELVYDAEDVIADCHLQFHKKDQGCAPNFISYCSPALLKSRRRMGKRLMETNKKIKVVQGKMNSYLQTAPRHTGKDEDGRNMPLTYPILMHEAEMVGLEDDSGKVRNWILKADGPSTMIGIVGMGGIGKTTLAQKICHSESVKNSFHHLVFVTVSQSFKLDELLKKMLKKLDVKEESLRGMDVEELLESLNRKLDAKYLVVLDDVWQTNEGMWWDSLKSGLPRVEGSCVIVTTRNEEVAKSMGATSRHIHYPQTLSKQDSWSLFSKVAFARTGGKCTNPDLEGLGKEIVARCGGLPLTIKVVGGMMLGKSDSIHEWRDISECEELGIDKKDELIISRLQLSYEELPTHLKPCFLWFAMFPEDFEIDVEDMVNRWIGEGFVWGKNGKTVVEIGKECFSELFNRFLILGVGKDYFERSYVWCKMHDMVRDMVIRIAREESFFVRLDGEGSPAFIEQSRRLVIVGNTAVESIRNSPTKLRTLVGMDIQSIEMIASLKAKLCEVRWLRVLSLSLSDSDLDGNMAYSDWLSGIGSLQHLVYLNIESSSALISLPDSIGNLRNLRILRLWDCPNLKRLPVSITTLEKLTAIRTAYQSLECMPEGLGKLSNLERLGWFTPVNKNGSGISELKSLTKLRELSMKIKSVEEIEEGEWNVLSMLQHLQILRLHFGGISVERDGVLRKIEGELSPPLKSLRELYLWNWPGERTPAWLSPTSLPNLQFLYIHEGGIREMGPRFWDSESGVWKVEVLVLGRLPWMEEEWQRMRRAMPSLRLLKFQVLPKKKKRRKKKKEHH